The following proteins are encoded in a genomic region of Mycobacterium kiyosense:
- the lsr2 gene encoding nucleoid-associated protein Lsr2, whose protein sequence is MAKKVTVTLVDDFDGAGAADETVEFGLDGVTYEIDLSSKNAAKLRNDLKGWVAAGRRVGGRRRGRSGSGRGRGAIDREQSAAIREWARRNGHNVSTRGRIPADVIDAFHAAT, encoded by the coding sequence ATGGCGAAGAAAGTGACCGTCACCCTGGTCGATGATTTCGACGGTGCCGGCGCAGCCGACGAAACGGTCGAATTCGGGCTTGACGGGGTGACCTATGAAATCGACCTTTCCAGTAAAAATGCGGCGAAACTGCGCAACGACCTGAAAGGCTGGGTGGCCGCTGGGCGGCGCGTCGGCGGCAGGCGGCGTGGGCGGTCGGGTTCGGGCCGGGGCCGGGGCGCCATCGACCGCGAGCAGAGTGCCGCGATCCGGGAATGGGCGCGTCGCAACGGGCACAACGTGTCGACCCGCGGCCGCATCCCAGCCGACGTCATCGACGCTTTCCACGCCGCGACGTAG
- the folK gene encoding 2-amino-4-hydroxy-6-hydroxymethyldihydropteridine pyrophosphokinase, with product MVLSIGSNLGDRRARLQSVITGLAGAVVAVSPVYETDPWGGVEQDPFLNAVLIADDPACDARGWLHRAGDFERAAQRERGLRWGPRTLDVDLIACYDGHEEIVSDDPDLTLPHPRAHLRAFVLIPWLDVDPGAVLTLADGPHPVAGLLARLHPDDRAGVRPAAVHLGR from the coding sequence GTGGTGCTGTCCATCGGGTCGAACCTGGGGGACCGGCGGGCCCGGCTGCAGTCGGTGATCACCGGACTGGCCGGCGCGGTTGTAGCGGTCTCGCCCGTCTACGAGACCGATCCGTGGGGGGGAGTGGAGCAGGACCCGTTCCTCAACGCGGTCCTGATCGCCGACGACCCGGCCTGCGATGCCCGGGGCTGGCTGCACCGAGCCGGCGACTTCGAACGGGCGGCGCAACGGGAGCGCGGGTTGCGCTGGGGGCCGCGCACCCTCGACGTAGACCTGATCGCCTGCTACGACGGGCACGAAGAGATCGTCAGCGACGACCCGGACCTGACTTTGCCGCACCCGCGGGCCCACCTGCGGGCGTTCGTGTTGATCCCGTGGCTGGACGTCGATCCGGGCGCGGTGCTGACGCTCGCGGACGGCCCGCATCCGGTCGCCGGGTTGCTGGCCCGGTTGCACCCCGACGACCGGGCCGGCGTGCGGCCCGCCGCAGTGCATCTGGGTCGCTGA
- the lysS1 gene encoding lysine--tRNA ligase 1, which yields MSAADQDPVEDLPEQFRIRRDKRARLLAEGRDPYPVAIERTHTLAQVRAAYPDLPTDTATEDVVGIAGRVVFARNTGKLCFATLQDGDGTQLQAMISLDKVGRQALDAWKADVDLGDIVYVHGTVISSRRGELSVLADSWRMAAKALRPLPVAHKEMSEEARVRQRYVDLIVRPQARSVARQRIAVIRAIRNSLERRGFLEVETPMLQTLAGGAAARPFVTHSNALDIDLYLRIAPELFLKRCIVGGFDKVFEVNRVFRNEGTDSTHSPEFSMLETYQTYGTYDDSAIVTRELIQEVADEAIGTRELPMPDGTVYNIDGEWATLEMYSSLSDGLGEEITPQTSVESLRRIAARLDVEIRDDRGFGHGKLVEELWEHVVGKRLTAPTFVRDFPVETTPLTRQHRSIVGVTEKWDLYLHGVELATGYSELNDPVVQRERFADQARAAAAGDDEAMQLDEDFLAALEFGMPPCTGTGMGIDRLLMCLTGLSIRETVLFPIVRPHSN from the coding sequence GTGAGTGCCGCCGATCAAGACCCCGTCGAGGACCTTCCCGAACAGTTCCGGATCCGTCGGGACAAGCGTGCCCGGCTGCTGGCGGAGGGTCGTGACCCCTACCCGGTGGCCATCGAACGAACCCACACGCTGGCGCAGGTCCGCGCCGCTTACCCCGATCTGCCGACCGATACCGCCACCGAGGACGTGGTCGGCATCGCCGGCCGGGTCGTCTTCGCGCGTAACACCGGCAAACTGTGCTTCGCGACATTGCAGGACGGGGACGGCACCCAGTTGCAGGCGATGATCAGCCTGGACAAGGTGGGCCGGCAGGCGCTGGACGCGTGGAAGGCCGACGTCGACCTGGGCGACATCGTCTATGTGCACGGCACGGTGATCAGCTCGCGGCGCGGCGAATTGTCCGTCCTCGCCGATTCCTGGCGGATGGCCGCCAAGGCGCTGCGGCCGTTACCGGTGGCCCACAAGGAGATGAGCGAGGAAGCCCGGGTGCGGCAGCGCTATGTCGACCTGATCGTGCGTCCGCAGGCTCGCTCGGTGGCCCGGCAGCGCATCGCGGTGATCCGCGCCATAAGGAATTCGTTGGAGCGGCGTGGGTTCCTGGAAGTCGAGACGCCGATGTTGCAGACGCTGGCCGGTGGCGCGGCTGCGCGGCCCTTCGTCACGCATTCCAATGCGCTCGACATCGACCTTTACCTGCGGATCGCGCCCGAGCTGTTCCTCAAGCGCTGCATCGTCGGCGGTTTCGACAAGGTCTTCGAAGTTAATCGAGTGTTTCGAAACGAGGGAACCGATTCCACCCATTCCCCGGAATTTTCCATGCTGGAGACGTACCAGACCTACGGCACCTATGACGATTCCGCCATCGTCACCAGAGAGCTTATTCAAGAGGTAGCCGACGAGGCGATCGGCACTCGAGAACTCCCGATGCCGGACGGCACCGTCTACAACATCGACGGCGAATGGGCAACTCTTGAGATGTATTCCTCGCTGTCCGATGGACTCGGCGAAGAGATCACCCCGCAGACGTCGGTCGAAAGCCTGCGACGTATCGCGGCCCGACTCGATGTGGAGATTCGCGACGACCGCGGCTTCGGTCACGGCAAACTCGTCGAAGAACTTTGGGAGCATGTCGTGGGTAAGCGGTTGACCGCTCCGACATTTGTCAGGGATTTCCCAGTTGAAACCACGCCGTTGACGCGACAACACCGGAGTATCGTCGGAGTGACCGAGAAGTGGGACCTTTACCTGCACGGAGTCGAACTGGCCACCGGATACTCGGAATTGAACGACCCGGTAGTCCAGCGTGAAAGATTTGCCGATCAGGCGCGGGCCGCGGCGGCCGGCGATGACGAGGCGATGCAACTCGACGAGGATTTTCTCGCGGCGCTGGAGTTCGGTATGCCGCCGTGCACGGGAACGGGAATGGGAATCGACCGGCTGTTGATGTGTTTGACCGGCCTGTCAATTAGGGAGACAGTTTTGTTCCCGATTGTTCGGCCGCACTCGAACTGA
- the folB gene encoding dihydroneopterin aldolase, with the protein MADRIELRGLIVRGRHGVFEHERRNGQDFVVDMTVWIDLARAAASDDLADTYDYSMLAQLAADVVGGPPRNLIETVGAEIADEVIKDERVHAVEVTVHKPQAPISQGFDDVAVVTRRSRRGGRGSVIPAAT; encoded by the coding sequence ATGGCTGATCGAATCGAGTTGCGCGGCTTGATAGTTCGCGGACGGCACGGCGTCTTCGAACACGAACGGCGAAACGGCCAGGACTTCGTCGTCGACATGACCGTGTGGATCGACCTGGCCCGCGCGGCGGCCAGCGACGACCTGGCCGACACCTACGACTACAGCATGCTGGCCCAGTTGGCCGCCGACGTCGTCGGTGGCCCGCCGAGGAACCTGATCGAGACGGTCGGCGCCGAGATCGCCGACGAGGTGATCAAGGACGAGCGGGTGCACGCCGTCGAGGTGACGGTGCACAAGCCGCAAGCGCCCATCTCCCAGGGGTTCGACGACGTCGCCGTCGTGACCCGGCGTTCCCGCCGGGGCGGGCGCGGCTCGGTGATTCCGGCCGCCACATGA
- a CDS encoding membrane protein yields the protein MEQRLILRGLLAGAVGAVLAFVFGRVFAEPVISRAVQFEEARTAPGVHEHGAELFSRGVQGNAGLGFGVLVFGVALGALFAVAFCLAYRNSECVAPQLLSIRLALGGLVAAYLVPFLKYPANPPAVGQADTIGARTWWYLIMVLASVVLAIAALWLARRLAARFGAFNAGWVAAAAYAAAVALVALVLPAVAEVPAGFPADVLYEFRLVSLATQLVLWVGIGLVFGVLATRALPAGAQQEASTPR from the coding sequence GTGGAGCAGCGGCTGATCCTTCGCGGGCTGCTGGCGGGTGCGGTGGGCGCGGTGCTGGCGTTCGTCTTCGGCCGCGTGTTCGCCGAGCCGGTCATTTCCCGTGCGGTGCAATTCGAGGAAGCCCGCACCGCCCCGGGGGTGCATGAACACGGTGCCGAGCTGTTCTCCCGCGGGGTACAGGGCAATGCCGGGCTGGGTTTCGGCGTGCTCGTCTTCGGCGTCGCGCTGGGTGCGCTGTTCGCGGTAGCGTTCTGCCTCGCTTACCGGAACTCGGAATGTGTTGCGCCGCAGCTACTTTCGATTCGCCTGGCGCTGGGCGGGTTGGTAGCGGCGTACCTGGTGCCGTTCCTGAAATACCCGGCGAATCCGCCTGCCGTCGGTCAAGCGGACACCATCGGCGCGCGCACTTGGTGGTATTTGATCATGGTGCTGGCGTCGGTGGTGCTGGCCATCGCCGCGCTTTGGCTGGCGCGGCGGCTGGCGGCGCGGTTCGGGGCGTTCAACGCCGGCTGGGTGGCCGCGGCCGCCTATGCCGCAGCAGTCGCGCTGGTGGCGCTGGTGCTGCCTGCGGTGGCCGAGGTACCCGCCGGATTTCCCGCGGATGTCCTCTACGAATTCAGGCTGGTGTCGCTGGCCACGCAGTTGGTGCTGTGGGTGGGGATCGGGCTGGTGTTCGGGGTGCTCGCAACGCGGGCACTGCCCGCCGGCGCGCAGCAGGAGGCGAGCACCCCCCGGTGA
- the panC gene encoding pantothenate synthetase, with protein sequence MRPAKTPTFERDQLNVYTTPREVSDVARALRQTGRRIMLVPTMGALHEGHLTLVRAAKRVPGSVVVVSIFVNPLQFGANEDLDAYPRTLQEDLELLRAEGVEIVFAPTAAAMYPDGLRTTVQPGPLAAELEGAVRPTHFAGVLTVVLKLLQIVRPDRAFFGEKDYQQLVLIRQMVADLNIDTQIVGVPTVREADGLARSSRNRYLDPVQREAAVALSAALTAGAHAASHGVQAALDAARAVLDATPGVVVDYLQLRDTDLGPEPTGGSGRLVVAARLGTTRLLDNVAIQIGNLAGTTGPDVESQWRN encoded by the coding sequence ATGAGACCGGCCAAGACCCCGACGTTCGAGCGGGATCAACTCAACGTCTACACCACGCCCCGGGAGGTCTCCGATGTCGCCCGCGCCCTGCGACAAACCGGTCGCCGGATCATGTTGGTGCCCACCATGGGAGCGCTGCACGAGGGTCACCTGACGCTGGTGCGTGCCGCCAAGCGGGTGCCCGGCTCGGTGGTGGTGGTGTCGATTTTCGTCAACCCGCTGCAGTTCGGCGCCAACGAGGATCTCGACGCCTACCCCCGTACTCTGCAGGAAGATCTCGAGTTGCTGCGGGCCGAAGGTGTCGAGATCGTGTTCGCCCCGACCGCGGCGGCGATGTATCCCGACGGCCTGCGCACCACCGTGCAGCCCGGCCCGCTGGCTGCCGAGCTCGAAGGAGCCGTTCGCCCAACGCATTTCGCCGGAGTGCTGACGGTCGTGCTCAAACTGCTGCAGATCGTGCGCCCGGACCGGGCGTTCTTCGGCGAGAAGGACTACCAGCAGCTGGTGCTGATCAGGCAGATGGTGGCCGATCTGAACATCGACACCCAGATCGTCGGGGTGCCGACGGTACGCGAAGCCGACGGTCTGGCCCGCTCGTCGCGCAACCGGTACCTCGACCCGGTGCAACGTGAAGCGGCAGTGGCACTTTCGGCGGCCCTCACCGCCGGCGCGCATGCCGCGTCGCACGGGGTGCAGGCCGCGCTGGACGCAGCCCGTGCGGTGCTCGACGCCACCCCTGGCGTGGTGGTCGACTACCTGCAGCTGCGTGACACCGACCTGGGCCCCGAACCCACCGGCGGTTCGGGCCGGCTGGTGGTCGCGGCCCGGCTGGGCACCACCAGGTTGCTGGACAATGTCGCAATCCAAATCGGGAATCTCGCCGGCACCACTGGGCCGGACGTCGAATCACAATGGAGGAACTGA
- a CDS encoding hypothetical protein (frameshifted, insertion at around 5889456,5889716,5889565,5889726, deletion at around 5889314,5889484,5889341) — protein MVAARCAGQPLGIRRSPGAPEPSGRRRRARHSEPQDGATPFGGVNVPPGGYIPPVAPAADVPPGAGIGPPADTGPEYGGRRSRSRHSAEYRQYGVGNFGRPPEAESGPRADEPPPPPESPAPEPVPPRLAPPPAPRHRSAEEIENTPDQADQESGGQTVADLMARLQVQPGGGGRRRRRDG, from the coding sequence GTGGTTGCCGCCCGGTGCGCCGGGCAGCCACTGGGCATCCGGCGAAGCCCCGGGGCCCCGGAGCCGTCCGGACGGCGCCGGCGCGCCCGGCACTCGGAACCCCAGGACGGCGCGACGCCGTTCGGTGGCGTCAATGTGCCGCCGGGCGGCTATATCCCTCCCGTTGCTCCCGCCGCCGACGTCCCGCCCGGCGCAGGCATCGGCCCGCCGGCCGACACCGGACCCGAATACGGCGGTCGCCGTTCGCGATCCCGCCACTCGGCGGAATACCGCCAGTACGGGGTCGGCAATTTCGGCCGCCCGCCCGAGGCCGAGTCGGGGCCCCGCGCCGACGAGCCGCCGCCGCCGCCGGAGTCTCCGGCACCCGAGCCGGTGCCGCCCCGACTGGCCCCGCCGCCGGCTCCCCGGCATCGCAGCGCCGAGGAGATCGAGAACACGCCGGACCAGGCCGACCAGGAATCCGGTGGCCAGACGGTCGCGGACCTGATGGCGCGGCTGCAGGTGCAGCCCGGCGGCGGTGGCCGCCGGCGCCGGCGTGACGGTTGA
- the clpC gene encoding putative ATP-dependent Clp protease ATP-binding subunit — MFERFTDRARRVVVLAQEEARMLNHNYIGTEHILLGLIHEGEGVAAKSLESLGISLEGVRSQVEEIIGQGQQAPSGHIPFTPRAKKVLELSLREALQLGHNYIGTEHILLGLIREGEGVAAQVLVKLGAELTRVRQQVIQLLSGYQGKEAAEAGTGGRGGESGSPSTSLVLDQFGRNLTAAAMEGKLDPVIGREKEIERVMQVLSRRTKNNPVLIGEPGVGKTAVVEGLAQAIVHGEVPETLKDKQLYTLDLGSLVAGSRYRGDFEERLKKVLKEINTRGDIILFIDELHTLVGAGAAEGAIDAASILKPKLARGELQTIGATTLDEYRKYIEKDAALERRFQPVQVGEPTVEHTIEILKGLRDRYEAHHRVSITDGALVAAATLADRYINDRFLPDKAIDLIDEAGARMRIRRMTAPPDLREFDEKIAEARREKESAIDAQDFEKAASLRDREKQLVAQRAEREKQWRSGDLDVVAEVDDEQIAEVLGNWTGIPVFKLTEAETTRLLRMEDELHKRIIGQVDAVKAVSKAIRRTRAGLKDPKRPSGSFIFAGPSGVGKTELSKALANFLFGDDDALIQIDMGEFHDRFTASRLFGAPPGYVGYEEGGQLTEKVRRKPFSVVLFDEIEKAHQEIYNSLLQVLEDGRLTDGQGRTVDFKNTVLIFTSNLGTSDISKPVGLGFTQGGGANDYERMKQKVNDELKKHFRPEFLNRIDDIIVFHQLTKDEIIQMVDLMIGRVANQLKSKDMALELTDKAKALLAKRGFDPVLGARPLRRTIQREIEDQLSEKILFDEVGPGQVVTVDVADWDGESAGEDAKFTFVGTRKPPVDVDLAKAGAHEAQ; from the coding sequence ATGTTCGAACGTTTTACCGATCGTGCCCGCAGGGTGGTCGTCCTGGCCCAGGAAGAGGCCCGGATGCTCAACCACAACTACATCGGCACCGAGCACATCCTGTTGGGGTTGATCCACGAGGGTGAAGGCGTGGCGGCCAAGTCGCTGGAGTCGCTGGGGATCTCGTTGGAGGGCGTCCGCAGCCAGGTCGAGGAGATCATCGGCCAGGGCCAGCAGGCGCCGTCCGGCCACATTCCGTTCACGCCGCGCGCCAAGAAGGTCCTCGAGCTGAGCCTGCGCGAAGCGCTGCAACTCGGCCACAACTACATCGGCACCGAACATATTCTGCTGGGCCTGATCCGCGAGGGTGAAGGCGTGGCGGCCCAGGTGCTGGTCAAACTGGGCGCCGAGCTGACCCGGGTGCGTCAGCAGGTGATCCAGCTGCTGAGCGGCTACCAGGGCAAGGAGGCCGCCGAGGCCGGCACCGGTGGTCGCGGCGGCGAGTCCGGCAGCCCGTCCACGTCGCTGGTGCTCGACCAGTTCGGTCGCAACCTCACCGCGGCCGCCATGGAAGGCAAGCTGGACCCCGTCATCGGCCGCGAGAAGGAAATCGAGCGGGTGATGCAGGTGCTCAGCCGGCGCACCAAGAACAACCCGGTGCTGATCGGCGAGCCCGGCGTCGGCAAGACCGCCGTCGTGGAGGGTCTGGCCCAGGCGATCGTGCACGGTGAGGTGCCCGAGACGCTCAAGGACAAGCAGCTCTACACCCTGGACCTGGGTTCGCTGGTCGCCGGCAGCCGCTATCGCGGTGACTTCGAGGAACGCCTCAAGAAGGTGCTCAAGGAGATCAACACCCGCGGCGACATCATCCTGTTCATCGACGAGCTGCACACGCTGGTCGGAGCGGGCGCCGCCGAGGGCGCGATCGACGCCGCCAGCATCTTGAAGCCGAAGCTGGCCCGCGGCGAGCTGCAGACCATCGGCGCCACCACGCTCGACGAGTACCGCAAGTACATCGAGAAGGACGCCGCGCTGGAGCGTCGTTTCCAGCCGGTCCAGGTGGGCGAGCCGACGGTGGAGCACACCATCGAGATCCTCAAGGGTCTGCGCGACCGCTATGAGGCGCACCACCGGGTGTCGATCACCGACGGTGCCCTGGTGGCCGCGGCCACCCTGGCCGACCGCTACATCAACGACCGGTTCCTGCCGGACAAGGCGATCGACCTGATCGACGAGGCCGGCGCCCGGATGCGGATCCGCCGCATGACCGCGCCGCCAGACCTGCGCGAGTTCGACGAGAAGATCGCCGAGGCGCGCCGGGAGAAGGAGTCGGCGATCGACGCCCAGGACTTCGAAAAGGCCGCCAGCCTGCGCGACCGGGAGAAGCAGCTGGTCGCGCAGCGTGCCGAGCGGGAGAAGCAGTGGCGTTCCGGCGACCTCGATGTCGTCGCCGAGGTGGACGACGAGCAGATCGCCGAGGTGCTGGGCAACTGGACGGGCATCCCGGTGTTCAAGCTCACCGAGGCCGAGACCACTCGTCTGCTGCGCATGGAGGACGAGCTGCACAAGCGGATCATCGGCCAGGTGGACGCCGTCAAGGCGGTCTCCAAGGCGATCCGTCGTACCCGCGCCGGGTTGAAGGACCCGAAGCGGCCGTCGGGATCGTTCATCTTCGCCGGGCCGTCCGGTGTCGGTAAGACCGAGCTGTCCAAGGCGCTGGCGAACTTCCTGTTCGGCGATGACGACGCGCTGATCCAGATCGACATGGGCGAGTTCCACGATCGCTTCACCGCCTCGCGGCTGTTCGGCGCACCGCCGGGCTATGTCGGCTACGAGGAGGGCGGTCAGCTCACCGAGAAGGTCAGACGCAAGCCGTTCTCCGTCGTTTTGTTCGACGAGATCGAGAAGGCCCACCAGGAGATCTACAACAGCCTGTTGCAGGTGCTCGAGGACGGCCGGCTCACCGACGGTCAGGGCCGCACGGTCGACTTCAAGAACACCGTGCTGATCTTCACCTCGAACCTGGGCACGTCCGACATCTCCAAGCCCGTCGGCCTCGGTTTCACCCAGGGGGGCGGTGCGAACGACTACGAGCGGATGAAGCAGAAGGTCAACGACGAGCTGAAGAAGCACTTCCGCCCGGAGTTCCTCAACCGCATCGACGACATCATCGTCTTCCACCAGCTGACCAAGGACGAGATCATCCAGATGGTCGACCTGATGATCGGGCGCGTCGCCAACCAGCTCAAGAGCAAGGACATGGCGCTCGAGCTGACCGACAAGGCCAAGGCGTTGCTGGCCAAGCGCGGCTTCGACCCCGTGCTGGGTGCCCGTCCGCTGCGGCGCACCATCCAGCGCGAGATCGAAGACCAGCTCTCGGAGAAGATCCTGTTCGACGAGGTCGGTCCGGGGCAGGTCGTCACCGTCGACGTGGCGGATTGGGACGGCGAAAGCGCCGGCGAGGACGCGAAGTTCACCTTCGTCGGCACCCGCAAGCCGCCGGTCGACGTGGATCTGGCCAAGGCCGGAGCGCACGAAGCCCAGTAG
- a CDS encoding hypothetical protein (frameshifted, insertion at around 5886553) → MLHEVRIMLEQYWPSVPQVLIEPGVRTGIPLLVDNPKEVGADRIVNCLAAFSRFGKAAIVVDFGSSICVDVVSAKGEFLGGAIAPGVQVSSDAAAARSAALRRVELSRPRSVVGKNTVECMQAGAVFGFAGLVDGLVGRIRDDVQGFSASDDVAVVATGHTAPLLLPELHSVEHYDQHLTLHGLRLVFERNRDAQRGRLKTAR, encoded by the coding sequence GTGTTGCACGAGGTGCGGATCATGCTCGAGCAGTACTGGCCGTCGGTGCCGCAGGTGCTGATCGAACCCGGAGTGCGTACCGGCATCCCGCTGCTGGTCGACAACCCCAAAGAGGTCGGTGCCGACCGGATCGTCAACTGTCTGGCGGCATTCAGCAGGTTCGGTAAGGCCGCGATCGTCGTCGATTTCGGATCGTCGATCTGCGTGGACGTGGTCTCGGCCAAAGGGGAGTTCCTCGGCGGCGCCATCGCCCCCGGGGTGCAGGTGTCCTCGGACGCCGCGGCCGCACGTTCGGCGGCGCTGCGCCGCGTCGAGCTGTCCCGGCCCCGCTCCGTGGTCGGCAAGAACACCGTGGAATGCATGCAGGCCGGCGCCGTGTTCGGGTTCGCCGGGCTGGTCGACGGGCTGGTCGGCCGGATCCGCGACGACGTCCAGGGTTTCTCCGCCTCCGACGACGTCGCGGTGGTCGCCACCGGGCACACCGCGCCGTTGTTGCTGCCCGAACTGCACAGCGTCGAGCACTACGACCAGCACCTGACGCTGCACGGTCTTCGGCTGGTCTTCGAGCGCAACCGCGACGCCCAGCGCGGCCGGCTCAAGACCGCACGCTGA
- the TB11.2 gene encoding heme-degrading monooxygenase HmoB, which translates to MPVVKINAIEVPAEAGPELEKRFAHRAHAVENSPGFLGFQLLRPVKGEDRYFVVTHWESEEAFQAWANGPAIAAHAGERANPVATGASLLEFEVVMDVAGNPKAE; encoded by the coding sequence ATGCCAGTGGTGAAGATCAACGCAATCGAGGTGCCCGCCGAAGCTGGCCCGGAGCTGGAGAAGCGATTCGCTCACCGCGCTCACGCGGTGGAGAATTCGCCCGGGTTTCTCGGCTTCCAGCTGCTGCGGCCGGTCAAGGGTGAGGACCGCTATTTCGTGGTGACGCACTGGGAGTCCGAGGAGGCCTTCCAGGCCTGGGCCAACGGGCCCGCCATCGCAGCGCACGCCGGGGAGCGGGCGAACCCGGTGGCAACCGGGGCGTCGCTGCTGGAGTTCGAGGTTGTGATGGACGTTGCCGGGAACCCGAAGGCTGAATAG
- a CDS encoding cobalt transporter codes for MIVATSQTARAGSVDLSGARATVWLVATAVLALLAIYFVGVDQGAVSLFGSDTHVHEFFHDARHLLGFPCH; via the coding sequence ATGATTGTGGCCACATCGCAGACCGCCCGGGCCGGATCGGTTGACCTGTCGGGGGCACGCGCAACGGTGTGGCTGGTGGCCACCGCCGTGCTGGCGCTGCTCGCGATCTACTTCGTCGGCGTCGACCAGGGCGCCGTGTCGCTGTTCGGCAGCGACACGCATGTGCACGAATTCTTCCACGACGCAAGGCATCTGCTCGGGTTTCCCTGCCACTGA
- the lpqF gene encoding hypothetical protein, giving the protein MDMLNSDWPIGPVGVGTLAAPEKVESVEATMESLWWDRPFTLDSVDVGASAATLHLISSYGAHQDIRIHTNDGGWVDRFELETLPPPTIKAWRDIDAVLSKTGARYSYQVAKVDDGQCNRVAGTNTAESLPLASIFKLYVLHALANAVKNGTASWDDQLTVTAKGKAVGSSGLELAVGEHVSVRTAAEKMIATSDNMATDLLIGRLGTHAIEQALASAGHHDPVSMTPFPTMYELFSVGWGQPDLREQWKNASQQQRAALLQAANSTDYQPDPTRAHTPASAFGAEWYGTAEDICRVHVALQADAVGEAAPVRKILSAVAGIQLDRNVWPYIGAKAGGLPGDLTFSWYTVDKTGQPWVVSFQLNWPRDHGPTVTSWMLQVAKQAFALVAPN; this is encoded by the coding sequence ATGGACATGCTCAACTCGGACTGGCCGATCGGGCCGGTCGGGGTCGGCACCCTGGCCGCACCGGAGAAGGTCGAGTCGGTGGAAGCCACCATGGAAAGTCTCTGGTGGGACCGTCCGTTCACGCTGGACAGCGTGGACGTCGGCGCCAGCGCGGCCACCTTGCACCTGATCTCGTCCTACGGCGCGCACCAAGACATCCGGATCCACACCAACGACGGCGGCTGGGTCGACCGTTTCGAACTCGAAACGCTCCCGCCACCGACGATCAAGGCCTGGCGTGACATCGATGCCGTGCTGAGCAAGACCGGCGCCCGCTACTCCTATCAGGTGGCCAAAGTCGACGACGGCCAGTGCAACCGGGTTGCGGGCACCAACACCGCCGAGTCCCTGCCACTGGCGTCGATTTTCAAGTTGTACGTGCTGCACGCGCTCGCGAACGCCGTCAAGAACGGGACCGCATCCTGGGACGATCAGCTGACGGTGACCGCCAAGGGCAAGGCCGTCGGCTCCTCCGGCTTGGAACTTGCTGTCGGCGAACATGTCTCAGTTCGCACAGCGGCCGAGAAGATGATCGCCACCAGCGACAACATGGCCACCGATCTGCTGATCGGCAGGCTGGGGACCCATGCCATCGAGCAGGCCCTGGCCAGCGCCGGCCACCACGACCCGGTCAGCATGACGCCGTTTCCCACCATGTACGAACTGTTCTCGGTCGGCTGGGGTCAGCCCGATCTGCGCGAGCAGTGGAAGAACGCCTCCCAGCAACAGCGCGCTGCACTGCTGCAAGCAGCGAATTCCACCGATTACCAACCAGATCCGACCCGCGCCCACACTCCCGCCTCAGCGTTCGGCGCCGAGTGGTACGGCACCGCCGAAGACATCTGCCGGGTGCACGTGGCGCTCCAGGCGGATGCCGTCGGCGAGGCCGCGCCAGTCCGCAAGATCCTGTCCGCCGTCGCCGGCATCCAGCTGGACCGCAACGTGTGGCCCTACATCGGTGCGAAAGCCGGTGGCCTGCCCGGGGATCTGACGTTCAGCTGGTATACGGTAGACAAGACGGGGCAGCCGTGGGTGGTCAGCTTCCAGCTGAACTGGCCTCGTGACCACGGCCCCACGGTGACCAGCTGGATGTTGCAGGTCGCCAAGCAAGCCTTCGCGCTGGTCGCCCCCAACTAA
- a CDS encoding phosphoglycerate mutase, giving the protein MSAVSRLTLVSHAMTEAMAAGRFPADEPLRDTGRQVTALRINDDTRQLAGPERRTRQTAELLGLQPVLEPRLADLDCGEWRGTALPDVAPADLQTWLTDPGQAPHGGESVVDLVDRVAGWLAGVASQAGRTVAVTHPAVVRAALLVALEIPPKSFWRIDVAPLSRTSLHYRGQRWTLRL; this is encoded by the coding sequence GTGAGTGCGGTGTCGCGGCTGACCCTGGTGTCGCACGCCATGACCGAAGCGATGGCGGCCGGACGGTTTCCCGCCGACGAGCCGCTGCGTGACACCGGCCGCCAGGTCACGGCGCTGCGGATCAACGACGACACGCGTCAGCTCGCCGGCCCCGAGCGGCGGACCCGGCAGACCGCGGAACTCCTCGGGCTGCAACCCGTGCTTGAACCCCGGCTGGCCGACCTGGATTGCGGCGAATGGCGCGGTACCGCGCTGCCCGACGTGGCGCCCGCCGATCTGCAGACCTGGCTGACCGATCCGGGTCAGGCCCCGCACGGCGGCGAATCCGTCGTCGACCTCGTCGATCGGGTGGCCGGCTGGTTGGCCGGAGTGGCGTCCCAGGCCGGCCGGACGGTGGCGGTGACGCATCCGGCGGTGGTGCGCGCCGCGCTGCTGGTGGCCCTGGAGATACCGCCGAAATCGTTCTGGCGCATCGACGTTGCTCCACTGAGCCGGACCAGTCTGCATTACCGTGGGCAACGCTGGACGCTGCGACTTTAG